Proteins from a single region of Aerococcus viridans:
- a CDS encoding Mur ligase family protein: MSDSMKLSRAIAFFKDNGSATTITRENTADEVVIDRITFDSRAVTANTLFVCKGLNFKASYLKDAVGRGAVAYLSEQDYAADIPGIIVEDIRLAMAQLANFFYQSPWQDVAISGITGTKGKTTTAGFVNQILTLDSQEKGQALPGFVSSTFNYDGLEKTPSTLTTPEAMDLYEMLATMRDNGVKRATMEVSSQALKYHRVDDVKMQVVAFLNISPDHISPVEHPTFADYFQSKLRIFNHGKVAVINEDTDHYEDILKAAQDAENIERIVTVSRKNPAADYFADDIAFSETKQTFVVKNQGETIPMTLNVLGHFNINNALVAAAIARENAVEWATIQKALGHAKTDGRMEIYRSTDNQLTFVVDFAHNKISFEELFSSVKEMAPDNDIRIVFGSAGGKAENRRADMGHVAGLNTNEIYLTSDDPNFEDAYKIMAEIEEAINGVNPDAKVRSNLDRTGSIYMAYKDAIASGKPTTIVVAGKGSEDTIKINGRNEFYVPDFEYVQQLIAFYEFKGRI, translated from the coding sequence ATGTCAGATTCAATGAAATTATCGCGTGCTATAGCCTTTTTTAAGGACAATGGCAGCGCAACAACCATTACACGAGAAAATACTGCAGACGAGGTCGTAATTGATCGCATCACCTTCGACTCGCGTGCGGTGACAGCCAACACCTTATTCGTTTGTAAGGGGCTAAACTTTAAGGCATCATACCTAAAAGATGCCGTTGGCCGTGGGGCAGTGGCCTACCTATCAGAACAAGATTACGCAGCAGACATCCCTGGCATTATCGTTGAAGATATCCGCCTAGCGATGGCTCAGCTTGCCAACTTCTTCTACCAATCACCTTGGCAAGACGTGGCGATTTCAGGGATTACAGGTACAAAGGGCAAAACAACCACTGCAGGTTTTGTTAACCAAATTTTGACTCTAGACAGTCAGGAAAAAGGGCAAGCACTACCTGGTTTCGTATCGTCTACCTTTAACTATGATGGCCTAGAAAAAACACCATCAACCCTTACTACGCCTGAAGCCATGGATTTATATGAAATGCTGGCAACAATGCGAGATAATGGGGTAAAACGGGCAACTATGGAAGTATCCAGTCAAGCTTTAAAATACCACCGCGTTGATGACGTGAAGATGCAAGTGGTGGCCTTTTTAAATATTTCACCAGACCATATTTCACCAGTTGAACATCCCACTTTTGCTGACTACTTCCAGTCAAAATTACGGATCTTTAACCACGGTAAAGTGGCCGTCATCAATGAAGATACGGACCATTATGAAGATATTTTAAAAGCAGCACAAGATGCTGAAAATATTGAACGGATTGTGACTGTTTCACGCAAGAACCCGGCGGCTGATTATTTTGCCGATGATATAGCCTTTAGTGAAACCAAACAGACTTTTGTGGTGAAAAACCAAGGTGAAACGATTCCGATGACTTTGAATGTCTTAGGGCATTTTAATATCAACAATGCCTTAGTTGCTGCGGCGATTGCACGCGAAAACGCTGTTGAGTGGGCAACGATTCAAAAGGCTTTAGGCCATGCCAAAACCGATGGCCGGATGGAAATCTACCGTAGTACGGACAATCAATTGACCTTTGTCGTTGATTTCGCCCACAACAAGATTTCTTTTGAAGAGTTATTCTCATCTGTTAAAGAAATGGCTCCTGATAATGATATCCGCATTGTTTTTGGATCAGCCGGTGGTAAAGCTGAAAATAGACGGGCGGATATGGGCCATGTGGCTGGGTTGAATACCAATGAGATTTATTTAACCAGTGACGATCCAAACTTTGAAGACGCTTATAAAATCATGGCTGAAATTGAAGAGGCCATTAATGGGGTCAATCCAGATGCTAAAGTAAGAAGCAATTTAGACCGAACCGGGTCAATCTATATGGCCTATAAGGATGCGATTGCGTCCGGAAAACCAACGACTATTGTGGTAGCTGGTAAGGGGTCAGAAGATACGATTAAAATCAATGGCCGTAACGAATTTTACGTACCCGATTTTGAATATGTGCAACAATTGATTGCTTTTTATGAATTTAAGGGTAGAATTTAA
- a CDS encoding YkuJ family protein, with protein sequence MQSSRLEAIITRLKAMLSDDSEIEVRRFEKEGVEKCIVRFNKESESFELEDLTINETFQFDDIDLVAMEIYELIQ encoded by the coding sequence ATGCAATCATCTCGATTAGAAGCAATTATTACCCGATTAAAAGCGATGCTTTCTGATGACTCAGAAATCGAAGTACGTCGTTTTGAAAAAGAGGGCGTTGAGAAGTGTATTGTACGCTTTAACAAAGAGTCTGAAAGTTTTGAATTAGAGGACTTAACAATCAACGAAACTTTCCAATTTGATGACATTGATTTAGTCGCAATGGAAATCTACGAGTTAATTCAATAA